A stretch of the Sorangium aterium genome encodes the following:
- a CDS encoding helicase HerA-like domain-containing protein has protein sequence MHVNVTQLRVAATCPRLHWFDARATAERQDGRTVVSRIWRKGGEAPGCGALFHTAVERFNAAAASSDEVLAALEAAGDAPGLQQALMRWFNASCLNLDALAARPVPLRLGFISAVQLYMEELARLAAHARAAGLPAAELRAQLFGDSRKRVDVTFHVGEDVHVHVTGAIDYVYFDPRLGKHRIVDYKLTPATSPNSDLFQVFTYALMHHHQHGTRPDVAVFYLHPTRSVREARWEEIEAKRGKVYELIASMVAWSDHAVGAGGLPPPGDRAYCGGCKHERSGACVAQLGHKDVGAWDRRWTALEATRGGGAPEGREPAAASAPAADEPMVEDDPELDEALAVVKPAVERPKPAPAPAPARGRGRKAPAEAPPGGTSARPADAPPGGTSARPADAPPGGTSVKPPEAPPGGERSTPAALDAGARPPEARTANVTGMLLGFDDGGAPVCVDPSVLRTHVSVVGAAGSGKTWMAKVIAEEALRAGVPVVAIDPQGDLVQMMEARPPSDVPPELRRAWEELRERMEPRILTPGSSHGLRLCLDPLRLPSAGELSHIANPALRAEEEEGLLVAVAANLVSLCACGGEEESQRTFLYQVLRHLPRAAPVRLRDIVAAVTAPEDLGIDDVDSLIRKSERERLARKLNTFVQGPSARLFSGGTRLDFTELLRPSKPGRVPLNVVYLNALSNDDEKHFFLAALATELYRWMITTVDATSGGVNLLFYIDEARDWIPAGGSKPPAKQPLIRLFTQGRKYGVGCLLCTQSPRSVDYNVFGNTSTKLIGRLEAAQDVERVIDWFTIEGGAPPWVAARKGAPKGSFVARWPDMPAELAGRAFKGRTLFTRHAGAWSPDRVERAVTEAGLRGTGG, from the coding sequence GTGCACGTCAACGTGACCCAGCTCCGCGTCGCGGCGACGTGCCCGAGGCTCCACTGGTTCGACGCGCGCGCCACGGCCGAGCGGCAGGACGGGCGGACGGTCGTGAGCCGCATCTGGCGCAAGGGCGGCGAGGCGCCCGGCTGCGGCGCGCTGTTCCACACCGCGGTGGAGCGCTTCAACGCCGCCGCGGCGAGCTCGGACGAGGTGCTGGCGGCGCTGGAGGCCGCCGGCGACGCCCCGGGCCTCCAGCAGGCGCTGATGCGCTGGTTCAACGCCTCCTGCCTGAACCTCGACGCGCTCGCGGCGCGCCCGGTGCCGCTGCGGCTGGGCTTCATCTCGGCGGTGCAGCTCTACATGGAGGAGCTCGCGCGGCTCGCGGCGCACGCGAGGGCGGCGGGCCTGCCCGCGGCGGAGCTCCGGGCGCAGCTCTTCGGGGACTCGCGCAAGCGGGTCGACGTGACGTTCCACGTGGGGGAGGACGTCCACGTCCACGTGACCGGGGCGATCGACTACGTGTACTTCGATCCGCGGCTCGGGAAGCACCGCATCGTGGACTACAAGCTCACGCCCGCGACCTCCCCGAACAGCGATCTCTTCCAGGTCTTCACGTACGCGCTGATGCACCACCACCAGCACGGCACGCGGCCGGACGTGGCGGTGTTCTACCTGCACCCCACCCGCAGCGTCCGGGAGGCGCGCTGGGAGGAGATCGAGGCGAAGCGCGGCAAGGTCTACGAGCTCATCGCCAGCATGGTGGCCTGGTCCGACCACGCGGTGGGCGCGGGCGGGCTCCCGCCGCCGGGCGACCGCGCGTACTGCGGCGGCTGCAAGCACGAGCGCTCCGGGGCCTGCGTCGCGCAGCTCGGCCACAAGGACGTGGGCGCGTGGGACAGGCGCTGGACGGCGCTCGAGGCCACGCGCGGCGGCGGAGCGCCGGAGGGGAGAGAGCCCGCCGCCGCCAGCGCGCCGGCGGCGGACGAGCCGATGGTGGAGGACGATCCCGAGCTCGACGAGGCGCTGGCGGTCGTGAAGCCGGCCGTCGAGCGCCCGAAGCCGGCGCCGGCGCCGGCGCCGGCGCGGGGCCGTGGGCGAAAGGCGCCCGCGGAGGCGCCGCCGGGCGGTACCAGCGCCAGGCCGGCGGACGCGCCGCCGGGCGGTACCAGCGCCAGGCCGGCGGACGCGCCGCCGGGCGGTACCAGCGTCAAGCCGCCGGAGGCGCCGCCAGGCGGTGAGCGCTCGACCCCCGCGGCGCTCGACGCGGGAGCGAGGCCGCCGGAGGCCCGCACTGCGAACGTCACCGGCATGCTCCTCGGCTTCGACGACGGCGGCGCGCCCGTCTGCGTGGACCCTTCGGTGCTCCGGACGCACGTCTCGGTCGTCGGCGCGGCCGGGAGCGGCAAGACGTGGATGGCCAAGGTCATCGCCGAGGAGGCGCTGCGCGCCGGTGTCCCCGTCGTCGCGATCGACCCCCAGGGCGATCTCGTCCAGATGATGGAGGCGCGCCCGCCGTCCGACGTGCCGCCGGAGCTGCGCCGCGCCTGGGAGGAGCTGAGGGAGCGCATGGAGCCGCGCATCCTCACGCCCGGGTCCTCGCACGGCCTGCGGCTCTGCCTCGACCCCCTGCGGCTCCCGAGCGCGGGCGAGCTCTCGCACATCGCGAACCCCGCGCTCCGCGCCGAGGAGGAAGAGGGCTTGCTCGTGGCGGTGGCGGCCAACCTCGTCAGCCTCTGTGCGTGCGGCGGCGAGGAGGAGTCGCAGCGCACGTTCCTCTACCAGGTGCTGCGGCACCTGCCGCGCGCGGCGCCGGTCCGGCTGCGGGACATCGTGGCCGCCGTCACCGCGCCCGAGGACCTGGGCATCGACGATGTCGACAGCCTGATCCGCAAGTCCGAGCGCGAGCGGCTCGCGCGCAAGCTCAACACGTTCGTTCAAGGCCCGTCGGCGCGGCTCTTCTCGGGCGGAACGCGCCTCGACTTCACCGAGCTGCTCCGGCCCTCGAAGCCCGGGCGCGTCCCGCTCAACGTCGTTTACCTGAACGCGCTCAGCAACGACGACGAGAAGCATTTCTTCCTCGCCGCCCTCGCGACCGAGCTGTACCGCTGGATGATCACGACCGTGGACGCGACCTCCGGCGGCGTGAACCTGCTCTTCTACATCGACGAGGCGCGCGACTGGATCCCTGCCGGCGGCAGCAAGCCGCCCGCCAAGCAGCCGCTCATCCGGCTCTTCACCCAGGGCCGGAAGTACGGCGTGGGCTGCTTGCTCTGCACCCAGAGCCCTCGATCGGTGGATTACAACGTGTTCGGCAACACGAGCACGAAGCTCATCGGGCGGCTCGAGGCGGCCCAGGACGTGGAGCGCGTGATCGACTGGTTCACGATCGAGGGCGGGGCCCCTCCGTGGGTCGCCGCGCGCAAGGGGGCGCCGAAGGGGAGCTTCGTCGCGCGCTGGCCCGACATGCCGGCGGAGCTCGCGGGCCGCGCGTTCAAGGGGCGAACGCTCTTCACGCGCCACGCCGGCGCGTGGTCGCCCGACCGCGTGGAGCGGGCCGTCACCGAGGCGGGGCTCCGTGGCACGGGCGGGTGA
- a CDS encoding tetratricopeptide repeat protein, which translates to MIRLCAEGTRAEFEGRKEDARELYRQAWAICKDDYDACVAAHYVARFQDTPEEAMSWNREALVRARRVDDERVRSFYPSLYVNLGRSHELLGNREEAEHFYRLAAELGLEHRPDV; encoded by the coding sequence GTGATTCGACTCTGTGCGGAGGGCACCCGGGCGGAGTTCGAAGGCAGGAAAGAGGATGCCCGGGAGCTCTATCGTCAGGCGTGGGCCATCTGCAAGGACGACTACGACGCCTGCGTGGCGGCGCACTACGTCGCACGGTTTCAGGACACGCCAGAGGAGGCGATGTCGTGGAATCGAGAGGCGCTCGTTCGCGCAAGGAGAGTCGACGATGAACGTGTCCGGAGCTTCTACCCTTCGTTGTATGTGAACCTCGGCCGCTCCCATGAGCTGCTTGGCAACCGGGAGGAGGCGGAGCACTTCTACCGGCTCGCGGCCGAGCTCGGCCTCGAGCATCGGCCGGACGTCTAG